A window from Pedobacter africanus encodes these proteins:
- a CDS encoding RagB/SusD family nutrient uptake outer membrane protein yields the protein MKKNYIYILLVVLTVPSLFFSSCKKYLDKSPEEDITIEEAFLQRKYAEAFLVDIYAGLPNEIYFTDMSDINPFIVASDEMNIPWPEKFPKLMNKGSWNAFNVAGQIYKNMYEGIRKANIFLKYIELTPLSAEFTQVTKDRWIGEARFLRAFYHFQLMRIYGPVPVMDYAAGVSDDFTRIKRKPLDECVAFVVAECDKAIGFLPMNVVETRDIGRPTAAAALALKARVLLYNASPLWNGNPDYISVADKQGVKLFSQAYEAGKWNTAANAAKDCIDKCEAAGYKLFENYPADPVKNYQQLFLENNNTEVLFARNSGRDNWMEKCAFPGSLGGWNGWNPTQNQIDAYNLANGAVPIAGYNSDGSPIINPQSGYVETGYAATGHPGGRWLADTRNMYVNRDPRFYATINFNGAYFIDRRVQFWKTGADGQGNAGRDYNTTGYLLKKFIDPGVSITQARSSLKTWIFFRLGEFYLNYAEALNEASGPVAEVYNAVNRIRNRAGMPGLPSNLSQEEMRTRIRNERRVELAFETHRYFDTRRWKIAAQTDNGPIYGMNITEGTALKDDNFFRRMLVETRLFQAPKHYLFPIPQDEIDKNANMVQNPGW from the coding sequence ATGAAAAAGAATTACATATATATATTGTTGGTCGTATTGACTGTTCCGTCTTTATTTTTCTCTTCCTGTAAAAAGTATTTAGACAAAAGCCCGGAAGAGGATATCACTATTGAAGAGGCCTTTTTACAGCGCAAATATGCTGAGGCCTTCCTGGTAGACATTTATGCCGGTCTGCCGAATGAAATTTATTTCACGGATATGTCGGATATTAATCCCTTCATTGTGGCTTCCGATGAAATGAACATCCCCTGGCCAGAGAAGTTTCCGAAGCTGATGAATAAAGGAAGCTGGAATGCCTTTAATGTGGCTGGGCAAATTTACAAAAACATGTATGAAGGGATCAGGAAAGCTAATATATTCCTCAAATATATTGAGCTTACCCCCCTGTCGGCAGAATTTACACAGGTTACCAAAGACAGGTGGATTGGAGAAGCCAGGTTTTTAAGGGCCTTTTACCATTTTCAACTGATGCGTATTTATGGTCCGGTTCCGGTTATGGATTATGCTGCCGGTGTGAGTGATGATTTTACCAGGATCAAACGCAAACCATTAGACGAATGTGTGGCATTTGTAGTAGCTGAATGTGATAAAGCAATTGGATTCCTGCCGATGAATGTGGTGGAAACCCGCGACATTGGCCGGCCTACTGCAGCCGCTGCGCTTGCCTTAAAAGCCAGGGTGCTGTTGTATAACGCCAGCCCGCTTTGGAATGGCAATCCAGACTATATTTCTGTAGCAGACAAGCAGGGGGTAAAGTTGTTTTCCCAGGCTTATGAGGCCGGAAAATGGAACACTGCGGCAAATGCGGCTAAAGATTGTATTGACAAATGTGAGGCAGCCGGCTATAAACTATTTGAGAATTATCCTGCTGATCCGGTAAAAAACTATCAGCAATTGTTCCTGGAGAATAACAATACAGAGGTTTTGTTTGCACGCAATTCGGGCAGGGATAACTGGATGGAAAAATGTGCCTTTCCTGGCAGCCTTGGAGGATGGAACGGATGGAACCCGACACAAAATCAAATTGATGCTTACAATTTGGCCAATGGGGCGGTGCCCATTGCAGGGTATAACAGTGATGGCTCACCAATTATCAATCCGCAATCCGGGTATGTAGAAACCGGATATGCCGCCACTGGGCATCCTGGTGGGCGCTGGCTGGCAGATACCAGGAACATGTATGTGAACCGCGATCCGCGGTTTTATGCAACCATCAATTTTAACGGGGCCTACTTTATTGACAGAAGGGTACAGTTTTGGAAAACCGGCGCCGACGGGCAGGGAAATGCCGGAAGGGATTACAATACTACCGGCTACCTGCTGAAGAAATTCATTGATCCGGGTGTAAGCATTACCCAGGCCAGGTCTTCTCTGAAAACCTGGATATTTTTCAGGTTGGGAGAGTTTTACCTGAACTACGCAGAAGCATTAAATGAAGCAAGTGGCCCGGTAGCAGAAGTGTATAATGCGGTTAACAGGATCCGCAACCGGGCAGGTATGCCAGGTTTGCCTTCAAATCTTTCTCAGGAAGAGATGAGGACCAGGATACGTAATGAGCGCCGTGTAGAACTTGCCTTCGAGACACATCGGTATTTTGATACCCGTCGCTGGAAAATCGCTGCCCAAACAGATAATGGTCCTATTTACGGAATGAACATAACCGAAGGAACAGCTTTAAAGGATGATAATTTCTTTAGAAGAATGCTGGTAGAAACACGTCTGTTTCAGGCGCCAAAGCACTATCTGTTTCCCATTCCGCAGGATGAAATAGATAAGAATGCAAATATGGTTCAAAATCCTGGCTGGTAA
- a CDS encoding family 43 glycosylhydrolase, with protein sequence MINNAIAYSIFILLLLVSCGKSTVINKEEEPEKPKPSQFSNPVFEPILADPSIVKAADGWFYGYGTEDDWGDGKGNRLVPVLRSLDLVKWSVVGNAFPSKPLWKDQSGIWAVDVVMVNNLYHMYYSYSLWADANPGIGLAVANSASGPFVDRGKLFLSDEIGVPNTIDPFYFAENDKKYLFFGSYSSLTTQGTFAVELTDNGYALKDINNKVKIAAGDFEAVMIHKRNNYYYFFGSKGSCCNGASSTYNVRVARSASLMGPYLDKEGRSITERGNGTLLIAGSDKYAGPGHNSRIISDKNGADWLLYHAISKSNPLVPGGASRRMLMLDKVNWVDDWPVIANAVPGNALTAAPAF encoded by the coding sequence ATGATAAACAACGCAATAGCCTATTCTATATTTATTTTATTACTGTTGGTTTCCTGCGGGAAATCAACGGTAATAAACAAGGAAGAAGAGCCGGAAAAGCCTAAACCAAGCCAGTTTAGCAACCCTGTTTTTGAGCCTATACTTGCTGATCCCAGCATTGTTAAAGCCGCAGACGGGTGGTTTTATGGTTATGGTACGGAAGACGATTGGGGCGATGGGAAGGGCAATAGGCTTGTGCCTGTGCTGAGATCGCTTGATCTTGTTAAATGGAGCGTGGTTGGAAATGCTTTTCCGTCCAAACCCTTGTGGAAAGACCAGAGCGGGATATGGGCCGTTGACGTGGTTATGGTAAACAATCTGTACCACATGTATTATTCTTATTCTCTTTGGGCTGATGCCAACCCAGGTATTGGTTTGGCGGTAGCCAATTCGGCTTCGGGCCCCTTTGTAGATAGGGGGAAACTTTTTTTGAGTGATGAAATTGGCGTGCCCAACACCATAGACCCTTTTTATTTCGCAGAAAATGACAAGAAGTACCTGTTCTTTGGCAGCTACAGCTCATTGACCACCCAGGGTACCTTCGCTGTGGAATTGACAGATAACGGATATGCTTTAAAGGACATCAATAATAAAGTGAAAATTGCTGCCGGCGATTTTGAAGCGGTAATGATCCACAAACGAAATAATTACTATTATTTTTTCGGGTCTAAGGGCAGCTGCTGCAATGGTGCCTCAAGTACTTACAACGTAAGGGTAGCCAGATCAGCATCATTGATGGGGCCATACCTGGACAAAGAGGGCAGGAGTATCACAGAAAGGGGAAACGGGACGCTGCTGATTGCGGGTAGTGACAAATATGCCGGGCCAGGGCATAATTCACGGATAATATCAGATAAAAACGGTGCTGACTGGCTGCTGTACCACGCCATTAGTAAATCCAATCCATTGGTGCCGGGTGGGGCCAGCCGGCGCATGCTGATGCTTGATAAAGTTAACTGGGTTGACGACTGGCCGGTTATAGCAAACGCCGTGCCGGGCAACGCCCTCACAGCAGCCCCGGCATTTTAA
- a CDS encoding BT_3987 domain-containing protein: protein MKKIFQLLSIAIFMIAAGCNKEVLVDLDVPGAADYQKLYMPQANQYPIERSLSISDSVYTFVYSAYLGGSQNNQRTIELKFAVDPANVEAYNLKNGTSYKLMPAGSYELPSEQAMIKKGEKSTGALSMKIRTKGFLLPFQTYLLPLSIQEASAAVNADLKTSYFLITGSYAPGEVPREKAISLGASAVGNIMFDFDGKLIRKTNDGNLLLYPLNTDGTFGTAGQIGQGWNIFNLIFYYGGDRLIGRWASGAGDITQYAVSKTGAFGASKGIGQGWGIFAKIIPFKGLLLGVDNAGNMTMYPLDAAGNFDFGKIKVIGSGWNVYTRVFAYKNSLIAIEANGDMYQFPLAETGEFGLKKKIGSGWDMYGSVFAAGDDVLGLDGNGDLWRYKFNPAGFWPLKK, encoded by the coding sequence ATGAAAAAAATATTTCAATTATTGAGCATTGCAATCTTTATGATTGCTGCCGGGTGTAATAAAGAAGTGCTTGTTGATCTTGACGTGCCGGGTGCAGCAGATTACCAGAAACTCTATATGCCGCAGGCCAACCAATACCCTATAGAAAGAAGCCTGAGTATTTCAGATTCAGTATATACGTTCGTATACAGTGCATATTTAGGAGGGAGCCAGAATAACCAGCGTACCATTGAACTGAAATTTGCTGTAGACCCTGCGAACGTAGAAGCATATAACTTAAAGAACGGGACCAGTTATAAGCTTATGCCAGCCGGCAGTTATGAACTGCCCAGTGAGCAGGCAATGATTAAAAAAGGTGAAAAAAGTACCGGGGCTTTGAGCATGAAGATCAGGACCAAGGGGTTTTTATTGCCCTTTCAAACCTACCTGCTCCCATTAAGCATTCAGGAAGCAAGTGCAGCAGTCAATGCCGATCTAAAAACAAGTTATTTTTTGATCACCGGCTCTTACGCTCCGGGAGAGGTGCCCCGTGAAAAAGCCATCAGTCTTGGTGCTTCGGCAGTGGGCAATATCATGTTTGATTTTGATGGTAAGCTGATCAGGAAAACCAACGATGGCAACCTGTTATTGTATCCTTTAAATACAGATGGGACTTTTGGTACAGCAGGGCAAATTGGTCAGGGCTGGAATATATTTAACCTCATCTTTTATTATGGAGGTGACCGTTTGATTGGAAGGTGGGCTTCCGGGGCAGGAGATATTACCCAATATGCCGTAAGCAAAACCGGTGCATTTGGTGCCAGTAAGGGTATAGGCCAGGGCTGGGGAATATTCGCTAAAATTATTCCTTTTAAAGGATTGCTGCTTGGAGTTGACAATGCAGGTAACATGACCATGTACCCACTGGATGCGGCAGGTAATTTTGATTTTGGAAAAATAAAAGTTATTGGTTCGGGCTGGAATGTTTACACCAGGGTTTTTGCTTATAAAAATAGCCTGATTGCTATTGAGGCTAACGGGGATATGTACCAGTTCCCCTTAGCTGAAACAGGAGAATTTGGGCTGAAGAAAAAAATTGGCAGTGGCTGGGATATGTACGGTTCTGTTTTTGCAGCGGGCGATGATGTGCTTGGCCTTGATGGTAACGGAGATCTGTGGCGGTATAAATTTAATCCGGCCGGATTCTGGCCTTTAAAAAAATAA
- a CDS encoding beta-N-acetylhexosaminidase, whose product MKYILICFLSFALRTYAQTISADVGIIPAPASATLKKGNFTIDAKTQIIYADGKSKKIAIVLKDYLQKSYGLKLPLSGVVNKSARAIVFTHQDKPGKEAYRLAVSPVQVNIWGDEAGLFYGLQTLMQLIKVDGSTLKLPCVEIDDKPRYAYRGIMQDVGYHIYPVSFIKSQIEMLAKYKMNVYHWHLTEDHGWRIEIKKYPKLTSVGAYRVSTQISHYTDSLNGQDHLPYGGFYTQEEIKEIVAFAAERQVTVIPEIELPGHSLAALAAYPELACGDHPGPFKVAESWGIFEDVYCAGKENTFKFLEDVLTEVMALFPSPYIHIGGDECPKKRWSACKYCQQRIKQEQLKDEFELQSYFVKRIEKFVNSKGRKIIGWDEILEGGLAPNATVMAWRNIEEGVKAAQQDHDVVMSPMSHVYFDFIQGRREHEPLAIGWGYNTLSRVYAYNPTPKVLSEAQKKHIIGVEAAIWTEHMDTHRKVEYMLYPRLMALAEVAWTFPEKKDSVGFFEHRLPKHLLQLDKTDKIYRVPGPIGIADTMLIGSVFKIQLKVPVEGAKIYYNFDGQDARETDYLYERPIDIILRKGEKRQLKTIVITPSGKRSANTSTLFIHP is encoded by the coding sequence TTGAAATATATACTGATTTGTTTTTTGTCTTTTGCCCTCAGGACCTATGCCCAGACCATATCTGCTGATGTGGGTATCATCCCTGCGCCGGCCAGTGCAACCCTGAAGAAAGGCAATTTTACAATTGATGCCAAAACCCAGATTATTTATGCAGATGGTAAATCAAAGAAAATTGCAATAGTTTTAAAGGATTATCTGCAGAAAAGTTATGGCCTGAAACTGCCTTTAAGCGGGGTTGTAAATAAGTCTGCCAGGGCCATCGTTTTTACGCATCAGGATAAACCAGGGAAAGAGGCCTACCGGCTGGCAGTTAGTCCTGTACAGGTTAACATATGGGGAGATGAAGCCGGTTTGTTTTACGGCCTGCAAACGTTAATGCAGCTCATCAAAGTGGATGGCTCAACATTAAAACTTCCGTGCGTGGAAATAGATGATAAGCCAAGATATGCCTACCGGGGCATTATGCAGGATGTTGGTTATCACATCTATCCGGTATCTTTTATCAAAAGCCAGATAGAAATGCTGGCGAAATATAAGATGAATGTTTATCACTGGCACCTTACAGAAGACCACGGATGGCGTATTGAAATCAAAAAATACCCTAAGCTTACCTCAGTCGGTGCATACCGGGTAAGTACGCAGATCAGCCATTATACCGATTCCTTAAATGGGCAGGACCACCTTCCTTACGGAGGATTTTATACCCAGGAAGAGATCAAAGAGATCGTAGCATTTGCTGCCGAAAGGCAGGTAACCGTAATTCCGGAAATTGAATTGCCCGGACATTCGCTGGCGGCACTTGCGGCCTATCCTGAACTGGCTTGCGGAGACCATCCCGGACCTTTTAAAGTAGCTGAAAGCTGGGGTATATTTGAAGATGTATATTGCGCAGGTAAAGAAAATACTTTTAAGTTTCTGGAAGATGTGCTTACGGAAGTGATGGCATTGTTTCCCTCGCCGTATATTCATATAGGCGGAGACGAGTGCCCTAAAAAACGCTGGTCGGCCTGCAAATATTGCCAGCAAAGGATAAAGCAGGAGCAGCTGAAAGATGAGTTTGAACTGCAAAGCTATTTTGTAAAGAGGATTGAAAAGTTTGTCAATTCCAAGGGCAGAAAGATCATTGGCTGGGATGAGATATTGGAAGGAGGGCTTGCCCCGAATGCCACGGTTATGGCCTGGCGCAACATAGAAGAAGGTGTAAAAGCTGCGCAGCAAGACCATGACGTGGTGATGTCTCCGATGTCGCATGTTTATTTTGATTTTATCCAGGGCAGAAGGGAGCATGAACCTCTGGCTATCGGCTGGGGCTACAATACCTTATCCAGGGTATATGCCTACAACCCTACGCCAAAGGTGCTGTCCGAAGCACAAAAAAAACACATTATCGGTGTTGAAGCGGCTATCTGGACAGAACATATGGATACCCATCGTAAGGTAGAATACATGCTCTACCCGCGGCTAATGGCACTTGCCGAGGTTGCCTGGACTTTTCCCGAAAAAAAAGACTCCGTTGGTTTTTTTGAGCATCGTTTGCCCAAACACCTGCTTCAACTGGACAAAACTGATAAAATATACCGGGTACCTGGCCCTATCGGCATTGCCGATACCATGCTTATAGGATCTGTATTTAAAATACAGTTGAAAGTGCCTGTAGAAGGGGCAAAGATCTATTATAATTTTGACGGGCAAGATGCCAGGGAAACAGATTATCTCTATGAAAGGCCAATTGATATTATCCTTAGGAAAGGAGAAAAACGGCAATTAAAAACCATTGTCATTACACCATCTGGAAAACGTAGTGCAAATACAAGTACCCTATTTATCCATCCATAA
- a CDS encoding alpha-N-acetylglucosaminidase, translating to MKFKHNLMSAAFGIMLLFVATISMAKQAEWKGASSLNKEASYALIKRILPKFQDRFLIEFVEKQDGKDVFELESKGGKIVLRGNHGISVASALNFYLKNYAHCDISWNGNNLNLLSELPVVPAKVRHTTPYQYRHYFNYCTFNYTAAWWDWERWQQEIDFMALNGINMPLAMTGQNALWYRVYKSMGFTEKDMDAFFSGPAYFMWFWAGNLDGWGGPLPQSWMKSHEELQKKILARERELGMTPILPAFTGHVPPAFKERFPAAKLQKTNWEGRFADTYILDPKDPLFQVIGRKFIEEQTKTFGTDHLYGADTFNEMYPPSSSPAYLAESSDAVYKSMAAADPEAIWVMQGWTFWDKRDFWKPEQLKSYLNAVPTDKLIVLDLWSEVQPIWDKTEAYYGKQWIWCMLHNFGGKINMFGHMDKISIQPSETFHDPKAGNMMGIGVVPEGIEQNPAIYALMLDNVWRDKVIDADDWVKDYVHRRYGQKNAEVEKAWNILHYTVYNADGGHESIVTGRPTFKRSTDWTDTEMPYKLTDLVPAWDHMIKASADFKNVDGFQYDLVDLSRQIMADYASILQQEMAAAYKNKNYKAFQLSSSKFLELIRDMDRLLATRKDFLLGKWLNDAKRWGTNDAEKALYEKNARNLITLWGDKDASLHEYANKQWSGLLNGFYLQRWQQFIKEVGIKMKNNQKFSQEVFDEKIKAWEWNWVNSRELYAEKAQGDPVMVSKMMHQKYAAGIKASGKNSK from the coding sequence ATGAAATTCAAACACAATTTAATGAGTGCTGCTTTTGGGATCATGTTGCTATTTGTGGCAACTATTTCTATGGCTAAGCAAGCAGAGTGGAAGGGGGCTTCATCCTTAAATAAAGAAGCCAGTTACGCTTTAATTAAGCGAATACTTCCGAAATTTCAGGACCGGTTTTTAATTGAATTTGTAGAGAAACAAGATGGTAAAGATGTATTTGAACTGGAAAGCAAAGGGGGAAAGATCGTCCTGAGGGGAAACCATGGGATTTCAGTAGCCAGTGCATTGAATTTCTACCTTAAAAACTATGCACATTGCGACATCAGCTGGAACGGAAATAACCTGAATTTGCTGAGCGAGCTGCCTGTAGTGCCGGCAAAAGTGCGCCATACAACCCCTTATCAGTACAGGCATTATTTTAATTACTGTACCTTCAATTATACCGCTGCATGGTGGGATTGGGAGCGTTGGCAGCAGGAAATAGACTTTATGGCATTGAATGGCATCAATATGCCCCTGGCCATGACCGGTCAGAATGCACTTTGGTACCGGGTTTACAAAAGCATGGGCTTTACTGAAAAAGATATGGATGCTTTTTTCTCGGGGCCGGCATATTTCATGTGGTTTTGGGCCGGTAATTTAGACGGTTGGGGCGGGCCATTACCGCAATCCTGGATGAAGAGCCACGAAGAGCTTCAGAAAAAGATCCTTGCGCGTGAGCGGGAACTGGGAATGACACCAATTCTGCCGGCCTTTACCGGGCATGTGCCCCCGGCATTTAAAGAACGTTTTCCGGCGGCCAAATTGCAGAAAACCAATTGGGAAGGAAGATTTGCGGATACCTATATTCTTGATCCGAAAGACCCGCTGTTCCAGGTTATAGGCCGTAAATTTATAGAAGAACAAACCAAAACTTTTGGAACAGACCATTTGTATGGCGCTGATACCTTTAATGAAATGTACCCCCCAAGCAGCAGCCCGGCTTACCTTGCCGAGTCCAGCGATGCGGTATACAAATCAATGGCAGCTGCCGATCCTGAGGCCATATGGGTTATGCAGGGCTGGACCTTTTGGGATAAAAGGGACTTCTGGAAACCAGAGCAATTGAAAAGCTATCTGAACGCCGTACCAACCGATAAGCTTATTGTTCTCGATCTGTGGAGCGAGGTACAACCCATATGGGATAAAACAGAGGCCTATTATGGTAAACAGTGGATCTGGTGTATGCTGCATAATTTTGGGGGTAAGATCAATATGTTCGGGCACATGGACAAAATCTCCATACAACCATCAGAAACTTTTCACGATCCTAAGGCAGGTAACATGATGGGTATCGGGGTAGTTCCGGAAGGAATCGAGCAAAATCCGGCCATATACGCACTAATGCTGGATAATGTATGGAGAGATAAAGTAATTGATGCAGATGATTGGGTTAAGGATTATGTTCACCGCAGGTACGGGCAAAAAAATGCGGAAGTAGAAAAAGCCTGGAACATTCTGCATTATACGGTTTACAACGCTGATGGGGGGCATGAAAGCATTGTAACCGGCAGGCCAACTTTTAAAAGGAGCACAGACTGGACGGATACAGAAATGCCTTATAAGTTAACTGACCTGGTCCCTGCCTGGGACCACATGATTAAAGCCTCTGCTGATTTTAAAAATGTTGACGGGTTTCAATATGACCTGGTTGATTTAAGCAGGCAGATCATGGCCGATTATGCCAGCATTTTACAACAGGAAATGGCCGCCGCTTATAAAAATAAAAACTATAAGGCATTTCAGCTAAGCAGCAGTAAGTTCCTGGAACTGATCAGGGATATGGACAGGCTGCTGGCTACAAGGAAAGATTTTCTTTTGGGTAAGTGGTTAAATGATGCGAAAAGATGGGGTACAAATGATGCGGAGAAAGCGCTGTATGAGAAAAACGCAAGGAACCTGATTACCCTATGGGGAGATAAAGACGCTTCCCTGCATGAGTATGCCAATAAACAGTGGTCTGGCTTGTTAAACGGTTTTTATTTGCAGAGATGGCAGCAATTTATTAAAGAGGTAGGTATAAAAATGAAAAACAACCAGAAGTTTAGCCAGGAGGTATTCGATGAGAAAATTAAAGCCTGGGAATGGAACTGGGTTAACAGCCGGGAACTGTATGCCGAAAAAGCCCAGGGAGATCCTGTAATGGTTTCAAAAATGATGCACCAGAAATACGCAGCAGGAATAAAGGCAAGCGGTAAAAACAGTAAGTAA
- a CDS encoding N-acetylmuramic acid 6-phosphate etherase — MTPITEQSSLYDQLENKSVEELTNYINQEDQKVAKAIKEVLPDVNRLITAIVDKLNAGGRMFYLGAGSGGRLSVLDVIELPTTYGLPKGIYNAVLAGGVNRLVDALEEKEDDINEGWDVLVASGINSGDIVVGISASGTTPFVLEGLRKCRSLNITTGCIVSNPSTPIAAQADYPVVVITGPEFITGSTRMKCGTAQKMLFDMISTTVMIRIGRIEGNSMVNVNPINDKILDRAVKILMQKTGIANYSEAKSILLDHGTVKNAMVELEKKIN; from the coding sequence ATGACACCAATTACAGAACAATCGTCCTTATACGACCAATTAGAAAATAAGTCGGTTGAAGAATTAACGAATTACATTAATCAGGAAGACCAGAAAGTGGCAAAGGCAATAAAGGAAGTTCTTCCGGATGTAAACAGGCTGATTACCGCAATAGTTGATAAATTGAATGCAGGTGGCCGGATGTTTTACCTGGGTGCAGGGAGCGGCGGCCGGTTATCTGTGCTGGATGTAATCGAACTCCCTACAACTTATGGCCTGCCTAAAGGCATTTACAATGCAGTTCTTGCAGGTGGGGTTAACCGCCTGGTCGATGCGCTTGAAGAAAAAGAAGACGATATAAACGAAGGCTGGGATGTCCTGGTGGCATCAGGAATCAATTCGGGCGATATTGTAGTTGGCATTTCAGCAAGTGGCACTACTCCCTTTGTACTGGAAGGTTTAAGAAAATGCAGGTCCCTGAATATTACTACTGGTTGTATTGTCAGCAATCCCTCAACACCTATAGCTGCACAGGCAGATTATCCGGTAGTGGTAATAACAGGGCCAGAGTTTATCACCGGCAGCACAAGAATGAAATGTGGCACTGCCCAGAAAATGTTGTTTGATATGATCTCGACCACAGTAATGATCAGAATTGGGCGAATTGAAGGGAATTCTATGGTAAATGTAAATCCCATTAATGATAAAATCTTAGATCGCGCCGTTAAAATTTTAATGCAAAAAACCGGAATTGCAAACTATAGCGAGGCAAAATCAATACTTCTTGACCATGGAACAGTTAAAAATGCAATGGTAGAACTAGAGAAAAAAATCAATTGA
- a CDS encoding sugar MFS transporter: MMNKSVLNPLVIIGTLFFVFGFVTWLSAVLIPYLQLACELNSFQSYLVAFAFYISYFLMGIPSGWLLKLTGFKNGLSIGLILVAAGSLLFVPAAINRFYPLFLLGLFVQGAGLTVLQTASNPYVTILGPKESAARRISFMGICNGIAGALAPLILGAVILNDADAVKHKLNSLDVFDRITELDALAAKVIVPYLVITGILIILAVMIRFSALPEVTEEETEEATELAGQQVKTSILQFPHLLLGVLILFLYTGVEVIAGNSIIGYGAFQGIPLSVSKFFTSFTLISMLAGYLIGIVCIPRFFSQESALKSSALLGIFFAVCAIFSNGIISVVFVALLGLANSLMWPSIWPLAIAGLGRFTKTGSSLLVMAISGAAVLPLLYGYVTDHTNPQRAYWIVVPCYIAIGYYAMWGHKIGKNKKKPIS, translated from the coding sequence ATGATGAATAAAAGCGTACTGAACCCTTTGGTGATTATAGGGACCTTGTTTTTTGTTTTTGGTTTTGTAACCTGGTTAAGTGCCGTACTGATCCCGTATCTGCAGCTTGCCTGTGAACTGAACAGTTTTCAGTCTTACCTGGTAGCATTTGCCTTTTATATTTCCTATTTCCTGATGGGGATCCCGTCTGGCTGGTTGCTGAAGCTAACGGGTTTCAAAAACGGCTTGTCAATAGGGCTGATCCTTGTAGCGGCTGGTTCTTTGTTATTTGTGCCTGCGGCTATAAACAGGTTTTACCCATTGTTTTTATTGGGTTTATTTGTGCAGGGGGCCGGGCTTACCGTACTCCAAACCGCATCAAACCCTTATGTTACCATACTGGGCCCGAAAGAAAGCGCCGCGCGGCGGATCAGTTTTATGGGGATCTGTAATGGCATTGCAGGAGCTTTGGCACCACTTATCCTGGGTGCGGTGATTTTAAATGATGCCGATGCGGTAAAGCATAAATTAAATTCGCTGGATGTTTTTGACAGGATTACAGAATTGGATGCCCTGGCAGCTAAAGTGATTGTTCCTTACCTGGTTATTACAGGTATATTGATCATTCTGGCTGTAATGATCCGTTTCTCTGCACTACCGGAGGTAACCGAAGAGGAAACAGAGGAAGCAACGGAACTGGCGGGGCAACAGGTTAAAACTTCCATCCTCCAGTTCCCGCATCTGCTGCTTGGTGTCCTCATCCTGTTTTTATACACAGGAGTAGAGGTTATTGCCGGAAACAGCATTATTGGATATGGTGCCTTTCAGGGCATTCCGCTATCGGTTTCCAAGTTCTTTACTTCGTTTACACTTATCAGTATGCTTGCCGGTTACCTGATCGGAATAGTGTGTATCCCCAGGTTCTTCAGCCAGGAATCGGCACTTAAAAGCTCGGCGCTGCTCGGTATTTTTTTTGCCGTTTGTGCAATTTTCAGCAATGGAATAATTTCTGTAGTATTTGTTGCCCTGCTTGGCCTTGCCAATTCACTGATGTGGCCATCCATATGGCCATTGGCCATTGCAGGACTGGGGCGCTTTACAAAAACAGGATCTTCCCTGCTGGTGATGGCCATTTCGGGCGCTGCCGTGCTACCTCTGCTGTATGGTTATGTTACCGATCATACGAATCCGCAACGGGCTTACTGGATAGTGGTACCCTGCTATATTGCCATAGGGTATTATGCCATGTGGGGGCATAAAATAGGCAAAAACAAAAAGAAGCCCATTTCTTAA